The stretch of DNA GCGCTGTGTTTTACAGTCAAAAACTTCCAGATTACAAAATACAAGTGCTTGTCAGCCATAGCATTGGAAGTTTTCTTCCAGGCTCATATATTAGGCTTGCATGCCTTCGTTGCCGAATACACAACCCCAAATATCGTCTATTAAAGTAAATGTTTTCGTGTAATGCAATAGAAAAATGCAAGGGCTGGCTCAGGGACGTATATATAAAATCTCACTACAATCAACCTGTCCTCTGTTGTTGTCATTTTTAAATGTTTTACGTATTTTCAGCTTCGTTTCAGCCAGTAAAATCAAGGCGCTGCCGCCTGAAATATAACCAAATGAGTGCCAACTATACCTTTTAGAATGTCAAATATAACCAACTGAGTGTTAATTATAACCGATTGAGTGTCCCGCTATAACTCTTTGAGTGCCAACTATAACCCCCTTGACAACTTCGTTATACTCCTGTACAATGGAATCAAACTCATCTCACATTCTATGCCTCAAAAACCTCAACCTCACGACGAAACCTGCGTCGTGGTCAAATCAAACTACCTCATCGAGGCCTCCTATCGCCTAAGCCTCCAGGAACAGCGTCTCATCCTCCTTATGGTCTCCCAGATCAAGCCGGAAGACCAGAGCTTCCACATCTACCGCATCGCGGTCAAAGACTTCAACCGCATTGTCGGCATCACCAGCGAGGGAAGCTACCAACGAACAAAAGAACTCACCAAGAAACTCCTCGAACGCTCCATGCAGATCATCAAGGACAAGTCCGTCCTCCAGATCACCTGGCTCTCCTCCGCCGAATACTTCGAGGGAAAGGGCTATGTCGAACTGAGCTTCGATCCCAAGCTCAAACCCTATCTCCTGCAGCTCAAGGAATTCTTCACCCGCTATCGCCTCCGGCATGTCATTCGCCTAAAAAGCTCGTACTCCATCAAGCTCTACGAACTTCTCAAGCAATACGAAACCATCGGTAAGCGGTCATTCACCCTTGAGGAACTCCGAAAAAAACTTGGCTTGAAAGATGAAGAGTACCCACTCTACGCCAACTTCAAGCAGAAAATCCTGTCCAAAGTCCAGGAAGAACTGAATGCCACCACCGACCTGTCGATTCATTTCCACGAACGCAAAACCGGCCGCAAGGTCGTCGGGATAGTATTCAGAATCTATCCGAACAGGCAACAACAACCGGATGAACTACCGGACTCCCTGACAACCAGAACCGACATCAGGCAGCGTCTCCGCGAATATTTCTGCCTGTCCGAATCCCAAGCCTCGGATATCATAGAACGCTACGATGAAGACCGCATCCTGGCCAACCTCGCCTATGTGGAAGTGAAGCAGAAACAGGGCGCGGTCAAGAACATCGGTGCGTACACTCTCAAGGCCATTGAAGAGGACTACCGGATACAAAAAAGCCGGTTTGACACCGAC from bacterium encodes:
- a CDS encoding replication initiation protein, producing the protein MVKSNYLIEASYRLSLQEQRLILLMVSQIKPEDQSFHIYRIAVKDFNRIVGITSEGSYQRTKELTKKLLERSMQIIKDKSVLQITWLSSAEYFEGKGYVELSFDPKLKPYLLQLKEFFTRYRLRHVIRLKSSYSIKLYELLKQYETIGKRSFTLEELRKKLGLKDEEYPLYANFKQKILSKVQEELNATTDLSIHFHERKTGRKVVGIVFRIYPNRQQQPDELPDSLTTRTDIRQRLREYFCLSESQASDIIERYDEDRILANLAYVEVKQKQGAVKNIGAYTLKAIEEDYRIQKSRFDTDKERERRNNAAREAQKRLSQVRERDYGMFRRNMLDTFRKG